GTAGCACGTCAAGAAGTGCTGTGACACGCTTGTCTTTTTCATCGCCATCACGTGTAACGATGATGTTGACGTACGGTGAAGACTCATCTTCTGATGCGATTGCGTCTTTCAATGGGTTCAGACCGTTATCGATCGCATAGTTCGTGTTGATGAGGACTGCGTCGCCTTCATTGTTTTTGTAAGCTTGTGGAAGAAGTGATGCTTCGATGTTCGTCTTGAACTTGAGTTTCTTCGGGTTCTCCGCGATGTCACCAAGTTGCGCGTCTGTCGTTTTACCATCTTTAAGTTTGATCAACCCTTCGTTTTGAAGGAACGTCAAGACACGACCGCGTTCCGCAACGTTTGAGCTCGTTAAGATCGTTGCACCGTTTGGTAACTTATCGAGTGACTTGTATTTCTTCGAATAGATACCGAGTGGTTCAACGTGGACGCCACCTGCGTTCGCGAACTTATACGATTTGTTTTCTTTCTCTTGTTGCTCAAGGTACGGTACGTGCTGGAAGTAGTTCGCATCGATTTCTTTCGCTGCGAGCGCTTTGTTCGGAAGTACGTAATCTTGGAACTTTTGGATTTCGAGCTTATAGCCTTTTGCTTCATACTCTTTTTTAACGTGCTCAAGAATCTCAGCGTGCGGTACATTCGATGCACCAACGACGAGTGTCTTATCGTCGCTACCTGATCCTGATGATTCTTCGCCACATGCAGCAAGGCTGATTGCTAAAACGGATACAGCGGCAGTACCTACGAATTTTTTCCAAACTTTCATGAATGATTCCTCCAATATGAATAAAATTTGAATTAACGTTTATCGATCGCTCGGATCAGCAAGTCACCAATGATTTGGATGACGAAGACGATTGCTAAGATTAAGAGTGTCGCAATGACGATGACATCGTTTTGAGAACGCTGGAATCCTTCGATGAAGGCCATGTCCCCAAGTCCACCTCCGCCGACTACTCCGGCCATTGCCGTATAACCGACAAGTGAAACGAGTGTGACTGTGATTCCCGAAACGATCGCAGGCAATGCTTCCGGGATTAAGACTTTATAGATGATCTGGAACTTCGTCGCGCCCATCGATTCAGCTGCCTCGATGACACCTTTATCGACTTCGCGTAACGCAAGTTCAACCATCCGACCGTAAAACGGTGCGGCACCGAAAATCAGTGCGGGTAGTGCTGCCGTTGGTCCGAGGAACGAACCGACGATTGCCGTCGTGAACGGAATCAATAAGATCAGTAAGATGATGAACGGAATCGAACGGAAGACGTTGACGACTAAGCTCAAGATCGAATAGAACGCTCGGTTCTTGAATAACAACTCTTCGTTTGTCGCAAATAATAGTAAACCAATGATTAAACCAAGAACGAATGTCGAAACACCAGCGATTGCCGTCATATAGACGGTGCTGCCTGTTGCTTCCCACACCATGTCCCAATCTAGGTTGTCAAAGAATGAAATCATCGGTGATCCACCTCCACTTCAACATCACTGGCTTGAAGCTTCGTGATGACCGCTTGTGTTGCGTCTGTTTCCCCGATCAACTGAATGAACAGTGTACCGAGTGCCCCTTCCTGTGACTGACCGACGTTTCCGCCGATGATATTGAACAGGACTGGTGAATCCTTCATGACTTCCGCAAGGATCGGGCTTTCCGCTGTCGATCCGACGAACGTCAACTGAACGATTTTACCGGTTGGGTACCGTTCGCGGAGTTTTGCGAACGTCAACTCGTTTTCTGATGGTGACGTCAATTGTTTGACGAATTCCTTCGTCATCGCTTGCTTCGGATGACGGAAGACTTCTGCGACCGGTCCTTGCTCGACGATTTTACCGGCTTCCATAACGGCGACCCGATGACAGATTTTTTGAATGACGTGCATCTCGTGTGTGATCAAGACGATCGTCAATTTCAGTTTTTCGTTGATGTCGACGAGTAACTCAAGGATCGAGTCCGTCGTTTTTGGATCGAGTGCACTCGTTGCCTCGTCACATAAGAGAACGTCCGGATTCGATGCCAGTGCCCGAGCGATACCGACACGTTGCTTTTGACCACCGGATAACTGAGACGGGTAAGCCCCTTCTCGTCCGTCAAGCCCAACGAGTTTGATCAACTCAGCGACTCGTTCCTTACGGCGAGCCTTCGGGAAACCACCGAGTTCGAGTGGGAACATGATGTTTTCTTCAACAGTCCGTGACCAGAGTAAGTTGAAGTGCTGGAAAACCATCGAGACATTCTTGCGGACGCCTCGTAATTCTTTAGGTTTCAGCGATGTCATTTCGACACCATCGATTTGGATTGAACCACTCGTTGGTGCTTCAAGCATATTCAGCAACCGGATCAAGGTTGATTTCCCTGCACCGGAATAACCGATTATTCCAAAAATTTCACCGCGCTCGATTGTCAGATCGACATTCGCGACGGCTTCGACCGCTCCGCGCTTTGAGCGATAAATCTTTCCTACGTCTTGTAAACGAATCACAACTGTCCCTCCTAAATAAAAAAAGTGCGCGCGTTTTAGAGCAAACGCGCGCACTTTTCAGTACACAAAACCATTTGCTCTCATCTCCCAGACTTTTGTCTGCTGGAATTAGCACCACTTCGGATTAGATCCGCGGTTGCCGGGTTTCATCGGGCCAGTCCCTCCACCACTCTCGATAAGAGTTTCGGTATTAAGTTTGTAGAATATATTCTGAATATTAGCAGGGGTTATTTTTGTTGTCAAACAGTTTTTTCAGAAACTTTTTCGAGGAACGTGAAAGCACGTGTTAAGTCTTCTTTCAAATCTTCCGCATCCTCAAGTCCAACTGAAATCCGAACGAGACCGTCTGTGATCCCGAGCTCTGCCCGACGTTCTGCTGGAATTGACGCGTGCGTCATCCGTGCCGGAACGGAAATCAGACTCTCGACGGCGCCAAGACTCTCAGCAAGTGTGAAGAAGTGTGTTGCCTCGACGAGTTTTTCTGCGTTCGCTGCTGAACCGACATCAAAGCTGATCATTCCACCGAATCCAGTCGCTTGTTTTGCTTGAATGTCATGTCCAGGATGCGATGCAAGTCCTGGGTAGAAGATGTTCGAGACGATGTCTTGTGCTTGTAAGAACGAAACGAGATCATGTGCTGTTTCTTCGATCGCATCCATCCGGATACCGAGTGTCCGAAGACCACGGACGAGCAAGAAGCTATCTTGCGGTCCAAGCACGCCGCCTGTCGAGTTTTGGATGAAGTGCAGTTCTTCGCCGAGCGCATCATCTTTGACGACGACAAGTCCAGCGACGACGTCCGAGTGTCCGCCGATGTATTTTGTTGCACTGTGCAAGACAATATCTGCACCGAGTGCGAGTGGTTGTTGATGGTATGGTGTTGCGAACGTATTGTCGACGACGAGTTTGAGATCGTGACGTTTTGCAATCGTTGCGATTGCCTCGATGTCTGTTACTTTCAACAATGGATTCGTCGGTGTTTCGACGTAGACGATCTTCGTGTTGTCTTGAATCGCTGCTTCCGTTGCCGCAAGATCCGTCGTATCCACGAATGTCACTTGGATGTTGAATTTCGGTAAGACGCGTTGCATTAAGCGGAACGTTCCACCGTAGACGTCATCTGTCATGACGATGTGGTCACCAGACTCAAGCAAATGGAAGACGGCATGGATCGCTGCCATTCCAGAACCGAATGCAAAACCACGTGCGCCGCCTTCAAGATCTGCAATCAAACGTTCGATGCTCGTCCGTGTTGGGTTCGCTGTCCGCGAGTATTCGTATCCGTCTTTGAGTTGACCGATTTTATCTTGCTTATATGTGCTTGTTTGATAGATCGGTGGTGTGACGGCACCTGTTGCCCGGTCGACACCTGTTCCTCCATGAATCAATGCTGTCTTCTTACGCATGAG
This window of the Exiguobacterium acetylicum genome carries:
- a CDS encoding MetQ/NlpA family ABC transporter substrate-binding protein; amino-acid sequence: MKVWKKFVGTAAVSVLAISLAACGEESSGSGSDDKTLVVGASNVPHAEILEHVKKEYEAKGYKLEIQKFQDYVLPNKALAAKEIDANYFQHVPYLEQQEKENKSYKFANAGGVHVEPLGIYSKKYKSLDKLPNGATILTSSNVAERGRVLTFLQNEGLIKLKDGKTTDAQLGDIAENPKKLKFKTNIEASLLPQAYKNNEGDAVLINTNYAIDNGLNPLKDAIASEDESSPYVNIIVTRDGDEKDKRVTALLDVLHEKKNQDWILDKYKGAVVPVSK
- a CDS encoding methionine ABC transporter permease, encoding MISFFDNLDWDMVWEATGSTVYMTAIAGVSTFVLGLIIGLLLFATNEELLFKNRAFYSILSLVVNVFRSIPFIILLILLIPFTTAIVGSFLGPTAALPALIFGAAPFYGRMVELALREVDKGVIEAAESMGATKFQIIYKVLIPEALPAIVSGITVTLVSLVGYTAMAGVVGGGGLGDMAFIEGFQRSQNDVIVIATLLILAIVFVIQIIGDLLIRAIDKR
- a CDS encoding methionine ABC transporter ATP-binding protein, producing the protein MIRLQDVGKIYRSKRGAVEAVANVDLTIERGEIFGIIGYSGAGKSTLIRLLNMLEAPTSGSIQIDGVEMTSLKPKELRGVRKNVSMVFQHFNLLWSRTVEENIMFPLELGGFPKARRKERVAELIKLVGLDGREGAYPSQLSGGQKQRVGIARALASNPDVLLCDEATSALDPKTTDSILELLVDINEKLKLTIVLITHEMHVIQKICHRVAVMEAGKIVEQGPVAEVFRHPKQAMTKEFVKQLTSPSENELTFAKLRERYPTGKIVQLTFVGSTAESPILAEVMKDSPVLFNIIGGNVGQSQEGALGTLFIQLIGETDATQAVITKLQASDVEVEVDHR
- a CDS encoding bifunctional cystathionine gamma-lyase/homocysteine desulfhydrase, with amino-acid sequence MRKKTALIHGGTGVDRATGAVTPPIYQTSTYKQDKIGQLKDGYEYSRTANPTRTSIERLIADLEGGARGFAFGSGMAAIHAVFHLLESGDHIVMTDDVYGGTFRLMQRVLPKFNIQVTFVDTTDLAATEAAIQDNTKIVYVETPTNPLLKVTDIEAIATIAKRHDLKLVVDNTFATPYHQQPLALGADIVLHSATKYIGGHSDVVAGLVVVKDDALGEELHFIQNSTGGVLGPQDSFLLVRGLRTLGIRMDAIEETAHDLVSFLQAQDIVSNIFYPGLASHPGHDIQAKQATGFGGMISFDVGSAANAEKLVEATHFFTLAESLGAVESLISVPARMTHASIPAERRAELGITDGLVRISVGLEDAEDLKEDLTRAFTFLEKVSEKTV